A genomic stretch from Oncorhynchus tshawytscha isolate Ot180627B linkage group LG07, Otsh_v2.0, whole genome shotgun sequence includes:
- the LOC112254826 gene encoding SLIT-ROBO Rho GTPase-activating protein 3 isoform X7: MSSHTRVKKDKEIIGDYETQVKEIRNQLVEQFRCLEQQSESRLQLLQDLQDFFRRKAELQLEYSRGLDKLAERFSAKIRSSREHQHFKKDQNLLSTVNCWYLVLNQTRRESRDHATLSDLYNNNVIVRLAHVGEDVIRLFKKSKEIGVQMHEELVKVTNELYTVMKTYHMYHTESISAESKLKEAEKQGEKQIGKANDVSTSLLRHDDRQQRRSSVKKMEKMKEKRQAKYSENKLKCTKARNDYLLNLVATNALVAKYYIYDVSDMIDCCDLGYHASLARTLRTYLSAEYSLETSRHEGLDQLEGAVDAMDVRGDKHRVMDMHSQIFCPPARFDYQPHMGDEVCQVSAQQPVQTELLMRHHQLQSRLATLKIENEEVRKTLDATMQTLQDMLTVEDFDVSEAFQHSQSTESVKSASSDSYMSKVNVARRRANQQETEGFYFTKFKEYLNGSNLIVKLQAKHDLLKQTLGEGERAEYGTTRSCVSAHPSPTSSSTISPPTLPAKPRRMRKPRPCSVFNQKLFNGNMEAFIKGKTEYPNPQPGLRAGYTSGG; this comes from the exons AGATCCGTAACCAATTGGTGGAGCAGTTCCGTTGTCTTGAACAGCAGTCGGAATCCCGGCTACAGCTGCTGCAGGACCTGCAGGACTTCTTCCGCCGCAAGGCCGAGCTGCAACTGGAGTACTCTAGAGGCCTGGACAAACTGGCTGAGCGCTTCTCCGCCAAGATACGCTCCTCCAGGGAACACCAGCACTTTAA GAAGGACCAGAACCTGCTGTCGACAGTGAACTGCTGGTACCTCGTTCTGAACcagacgaggagagagagcagagaccatgCTACCCTCAGCGACCTCTACAACAATAACGTCATTGTCCGCCTAGCACACGTCGGAGAGGATGTCATCAGACTCTTCAAGAAG AGCAAAGAAATCGGGGTGCAGATGCACGAGGAGTTAGTGAAAGTCACGAACGAGCTCTACACT GTGATGAAGACATACCACATGTACCACACAGAGAGCATCAGTGCAGAGAGCAAGTTGAAGGAGgcggagaaacagggagaaaagCAGATCGGCAAGGCCAATGATGTCAGCACCAGCCTCCTGCGCCATGACGACCGCCAACAGCGACGCAGCTCCGTCAAGAAGATGGAGAAGATGAAGGAGAAG agacaggccaagTACTCTGAAAACAAGCTGAAGTGCACTAAAGCACGGAATGACTATTTGTTGAACCTGGTGGCAACCAATGCTCTGGTGGCCAAATATTACATCTACGATGTCTCTGACATGATAGAC TGCTGTGACCTGGGCTACCATGCCAGCCTGGCACGGACCCTGAGGACCTACCTGTCTGCAGAGTACAGCCTGGAGACATCCCGCCATGAGGGGCTGGACCAGCTGGAGGGTGCCGTGGATGCCATGGATGTCAGGGGGGACAAACACAGGGTCATGGACATGCACAGCCAGATcttctgcccgcccgcccgcttCGACTACCAGCCACACATGGGCGACGAG GTGTGTCAGGTGAGTGCCCAGCAGCCGGTGCAGACAGAGCTCCTGATGCGTCACCACCAGCTCCAGTCCCGCCTGGCCACACTCAAGATCGAGAACGAGGAG GTGAGGAAGACTCTGGATGCCACCATGCAGACACTGCAGGACATGCTGACGGTGGAGGACTTTGATGTGTCTGAGGCTTTCCAACACAGCCAGTCCACTGAGTCGGTCAAGTCTGCCTCGTCCGACTCCTACATGAGCAAAGTCAACGTTGCTAGGAGACGAGCCAATCAACAGGAGACCGAGGGCTTCTACTTCACT AAATTCAAAGAGTACCTGAATGGCAGCAACCTTATCGTGAAACTACAGGCCAAGCATGACCTACTGAAGCAGACTCTGGGAGAAG GGGAAAGGGCTGAATATGGAACAACACG TTCATGTGTATCTGCACACCCTTCaccaacctcctcctccaccatcagCCCCCCCACTCTTCCCGCTAAACCCAGGAGAATGCGGAAGCCTAGACCTTGCTCCGTTTTTAATCAGAAACTCTTTAACGGCAATATGGAGGCCTTCATcaag GGGAAGACGGAATACCCAAACCCGCAGCCAG